A window of the Butyricimonas faecalis genome harbors these coding sequences:
- a CDS encoding L-serine ammonia-lyase has product MKSIREIFRIGYGPSSSHTMGPGRAAHYFKEKNPDAERYRVTLYGSLALTGVGHGTDVAIQKMINRPDDTEIIWESTKSLPHHPNGMLFEALKNGEVVDRWEVYSVGGGALWDEQETFKEDEVYPDTKMADILNWCKIEGRSFVEYVELHEGPEIFDYLEEVWKVMVASIHNGLENEGVLPGNLRLARKACSYHVRAQQSAGTLRHMGMVFAAALAVAEENAAGGKIVTAPTCGSAGVVPSVLFFLKHDQEISDKRIIKGLATAGLIGNIVKTNGSISGAEVGCQGELGTACAMAAGAAAQILGGTPMQIEYAAEMGFEHNLGLTCDPVGGYVQIPCIERNAFISQKARECAIYSLFSDGRHKVSFDDVVETMMQTGCDMQAKYRETSLGGLARIYRAPLKKS; this is encoded by the coding sequence GTGAAATCAATCAGAGAAATATTTAGAATTGGGTACGGACCTTCTTCTAGCCACACGATGGGACCGGGACGTGCCGCACATTATTTCAAGGAAAAGAATCCGGATGCCGAGCGCTACCGGGTTACCTTGTACGGGAGTTTGGCCCTAACGGGAGTGGGCCATGGGACGGATGTTGCTATCCAGAAAATGATCAATCGACCGGATGATACGGAAATCATATGGGAATCCACGAAATCCCTACCGCATCACCCGAACGGGATGTTGTTCGAGGCTTTGAAAAATGGGGAGGTTGTTGATCGTTGGGAAGTATACAGTGTTGGTGGAGGTGCATTGTGGGATGAACAGGAAACGTTCAAGGAGGATGAGGTTTATCCTGATACGAAAATGGCGGATATATTGAACTGGTGTAAGATCGAGGGACGCTCTTTCGTGGAGTACGTTGAATTGCATGAGGGACCGGAAATCTTCGATTACCTTGAAGAAGTTTGGAAAGTGATGGTTGCCAGCATCCATAACGGGTTAGAAAACGAGGGTGTGTTACCCGGTAACCTGCGGTTGGCACGTAAGGCTTGTTCCTACCACGTGCGAGCCCAGCAATCGGCAGGAACTCTACGCCATATGGGAATGGTATTTGCTGCCGCTTTGGCAGTAGCCGAGGAGAATGCGGCAGGAGGTAAGATCGTAACGGCTCCCACGTGCGGGTCTGCCGGGGTCGTACCTTCCGTGTTGTTTTTCTTGAAACACGATCAGGAGATTAGTGATAAGCGGATTATAAAAGGATTGGCCACGGCCGGATTAATCGGCAACATTGTGAAAACCAACGGTTCCATTTCCGGAGCCGAGGTTGGGTGTCAGGGTGAGTTGGGAACGGCTTGTGCTATGGCGGCCGGTGCGGCAGCTCAGATTTTGGGAGGTACCCCGATGCAGATTGAGTATGCCGCGGAAATGGGCTTCGAACATAACTTGGGCTTAACATGCGATCCCGTGGGTGGGTACGTGCAAATCCCTTGTATTGAGCGAAATGCTTTTATCTCCCAGAAAGCGCGGGAGTGTGCGATATACTCCTTGTTCTCGGATGGTCGGCACAAGGTGTCTTTCGATGACGTGGTAGAAACCATGATGCAGACTGGTTGCGACATGCAGGCCAAGTATCGCGAGACAAGTCTCGGAGGGCTCGCCCGTATTTATAGGGCCCCATTGAAAAAATCGTAA
- a CDS encoding bifunctional nuclease family protein has translation MDRIKLKVFGLSYSSISQTGAYALILAEENDAFRIPIIIGVAEAQSIAIQMEHLHSRRPLTHDLMKSLADNLGVVLEEVYIYHWESGIFYSELRFRNGEKFLKIDSRTSDAVALALRYNCPIYIAASVVTKTAIPISDLAAGEFSGQKSVEAEEPETTEYNFTIEELTHLLDEAVKNEDYESASRFRDMLKARKGE, from the coding sequence ATGGACAGGATTAAGTTAAAAGTTTTCGGGTTATCCTATAGTAGTATATCGCAAACCGGTGCGTACGCATTGATTCTGGCGGAAGAAAATGATGCCTTCCGCATCCCTATCATTATCGGGGTTGCTGAAGCTCAATCCATTGCCATTCAGATGGAACATCTGCACTCGCGGCGTCCCCTGACACACGATTTGATGAAAAGTCTGGCAGATAACCTGGGAGTGGTTTTGGAGGAGGTCTATATATATCATTGGGAATCCGGTATCTTTTATTCGGAACTACGTTTTAGGAATGGAGAGAAGTTTCTGAAAATTGATTCGCGTACCTCTGACGCCGTTGCCCTTGCCTTGCGTTATAATTGTCCGATTTATATAGCGGCCAGCGTAGTTACTAAAACTGCCATTCCAATTTCTGATTTGGCTGCGGGAGAGTTTAGCGGGCAAAAGTCTGTTGAAGCAGAGGAACCCGAGACAACCGAATATAATTTCACGATAGAGGAGTTAACCCATTTATTGGATGAAGCTGTGAAAAACGAGGATTACGAGAGTGCCTCTCGTTTCAGAGATATGCTGAAAGCCAGAAAAGGGGAATAA
- a CDS encoding glucose-6-phosphate isomerase — translation MDRIKLDYSKVLPFVGEQEIAVQREKATKALKGLEDGTCKGRDFLGWLDLPVCITDDELNRISACAGKLREQTDVVVIVGIGGSYLGAKAVIEAMSSSFDACSGMKVVFAGNNVSEDYLYELQAFLKDKKFGICVISKSGTTTEPAVAFRLLKDQLIEQEGLAVARERIVAITDEKKGALRTMADREGYETFVIPDNVGGRYSVLTPVGLLPVAIAGFDVRALVKGAVDMRMYEKGNGAELSATYAAVRNTLYEKGYVIEITVNFNPKLHYVAEWWKQLYGESEGKENKGIFPASVDFTTDLHSMGQYIQEGRRILFETVLSIDKTKYWLQVPHDVHDFDKLNYLAGKRIDEVNKMAELGTQLAHVDGGVPNIRIIIPELTEYYLGQLFYFYELACGISGGILGVNTFDQPGVEAYKNNMFMLLGKPGYEKK, via the coding sequence ATGGACCGCATAAAACTTGACTATTCGAAGGTGTTGCCGTTTGTAGGGGAACAAGAGATTGCCGTGCAACGAGAGAAAGCAACAAAGGCTCTAAAGGGCTTAGAAGATGGAACTTGTAAAGGAAGAGACTTTCTGGGCTGGCTTGACCTGCCTGTGTGCATCACGGATGATGAACTGAATCGTATTTCCGCTTGTGCTGGCAAGTTAAGGGAGCAAACTGATGTTGTTGTCATCGTGGGGATCGGGGGATCTTACTTGGGAGCTAAGGCGGTGATCGAGGCTATGTCCAGTAGTTTCGATGCGTGTTCCGGTATGAAGGTTGTTTTTGCGGGAAATAATGTGAGCGAAGACTATTTATACGAGTTACAAGCGTTCCTCAAGGATAAAAAATTCGGTATATGCGTGATTTCCAAATCAGGTACCACTACCGAGCCTGCCGTGGCTTTCCGTTTACTAAAAGATCAATTGATCGAGCAGGAGGGGCTTGCCGTTGCAAGGGAGAGAATCGTTGCTATTACTGACGAGAAAAAGGGAGCTTTGCGAACCATGGCAGATCGGGAAGGATATGAGACTTTCGTTATCCCGGACAATGTTGGGGGACGCTATTCCGTGCTGACTCCCGTAGGTTTGCTGCCCGTGGCTATTGCTGGGTTTGATGTCCGGGCTCTGGTTAAGGGTGCCGTGGATATGCGGATGTATGAAAAAGGTAACGGGGCAGAGCTTTCCGCCACTTATGCTGCCGTTCGGAACACCCTCTACGAAAAGGGGTACGTGATCGAGATCACTGTAAATTTCAATCCAAAACTGCATTATGTTGCCGAATGGTGGAAACAGCTTTACGGGGAAAGCGAGGGAAAGGAGAATAAGGGTATATTCCCTGCCAGTGTTGACTTCACGACAGATTTGCACTCCATGGGACAGTACATACAGGAGGGACGTCGCATTCTCTTCGAGACAGTTCTTTCTATCGATAAAACGAAATACTGGTTACAAGTTCCTCATGATGTTCATGACTTCGATAAACTGAATTATCTGGCCGGAAAACGTATCGATGAGGTAAACAAGATGGCCGAGTTGGGCACCCAACTTGCCCATGTGGATGGTGGTGTCCCGAATATTAGGATCATTATCCCGGAATTAACGGAATATTACTTGGGACAACTATTCTATTTTTACGAACTGGCTTGTGGTATTTCCGGTGGTATCCTCGGGGTGAATACCTTCGACCAACCGGGCGTGGAAGCCTATAAGAATAATATGTTCATGCTGCTCGGTAAGCCGGGATACGAGAAGAAATAA
- a CDS encoding HesA/MoeB/ThiF family protein codes for MPLTNQEQERYNRHIILHDIRIQGQEKIKATSILVVGAGGLGSPILYYLTAAGIGHIGIMDDDVVSESNLQRQILYDTTHVGTPKVTVATTKLQQLNPFTRITPYFTRLSLDNALEIIPEYDIVMDATDNLHARYLINDACVKLGKPFVYGSICEFRGQVSVFNYKNGPTYRDLFEYNEEIKNFSQPLGVIGALPGIVGSLQANEAIKIILENPGVLSGKLLTIDILNNTYLTFAIQKKERGEESLFK; via the coding sequence ATGCCACTCACCAATCAAGAACAAGAACGTTATAATCGACACATTATCTTACACGATATTAGAATTCAAGGACAAGAAAAAATTAAAGCAACGAGTATTCTAGTCGTGGGAGCCGGGGGATTAGGCTCACCCATATTATATTACCTCACGGCAGCAGGAATCGGCCATATTGGTATCATGGACGATGATGTTGTTTCTGAATCCAACCTACAACGCCAAATATTATACGACACCACTCACGTGGGAACCCCAAAAGTCACTGTCGCCACCACGAAATTGCAACAATTGAATCCCTTCACCCGAATTACACCCTATTTTACCCGATTATCGTTGGATAACGCCCTCGAAATTATTCCCGAATACGACATTGTCATGGACGCTACCGATAATCTGCACGCTCGCTACTTGATTAATGATGCTTGCGTGAAGCTGGGGAAACCGTTCGTTTACGGTAGCATATGCGAGTTCCGCGGGCAGGTATCCGTGTTTAATTACAAGAACGGCCCCACTTACCGCGACCTTTTCGAGTATAATGAAGAGATCAAGAATTTCTCGCAACCGCTAGGTGTCATCGGGGCATTACCGGGAATTGTCGGTTCTTTACAGGCAAACGAGGCGATTAAGATCATATTGGAAAACCCCGGCGTGCTTTCCGGAAAATTATTGACTATTGACATATTGAATAACACCTACCTCACTTTTGCCATCCAAAAGAAGGAACGAGGGGAGGAATCTTTGTTTAAATAA
- a CDS encoding recombinase family protein, whose amino-acid sequence MVVAYLRVSTNKQHLENQQQEIKKFAAHRGLHIDKWYHDVVSGKVSSNDRKLGDLLESLHEGDCLIVTEVSRLSRTLIDIMNIINTCIQRKIVLHSTKEGYTFENNLNSKILGFAFGLVAEIERNLISIRTREALAVRKAEGKKLGRPQGSCPQLNVLIQNKEKVIELMDNSVSYKKIAKKYKVSICTVNRFVKQHINENK is encoded by the coding sequence ATGGTAGTTGCATATTTGCGAGTCAGCACAAATAAACAGCATTTGGAAAACCAGCAACAGGAGATCAAAAAATTTGCAGCCCACCGGGGACTTCATATTGACAAATGGTATCACGATGTTGTCAGTGGAAAAGTAAGCAGTAACGACCGGAAATTAGGTGATCTCCTGGAATCTTTACATGAAGGAGATTGTCTTATCGTCACGGAGGTTTCGCGATTGAGCAGAACATTAATTGACATCATGAATATCATCAATACCTGTATTCAACGTAAAATTGTTCTTCATAGTACGAAAGAAGGATACACTTTCGAGAATAACCTGAACAGTAAAATCCTAGGGTTCGCATTCGGGCTAGTAGCGGAAATCGAACGTAATCTTATATCCATCCGGACAAGAGAGGCTCTCGCGGTAAGAAAGGCCGAGGGTAAGAAGCTAGGGCGCCCGCAGGGCAGTTGCCCACAATTGAACGTGTTGATACAAAATAAGGAGAAAGTTATTGAACTCATGGATAACAGCGTGTCTTACAAAAAAATAGCTAAGAAATACAAAGTATCCATCTGCACGGTCAATCGATTTGTCAAACAACACATTAACGAAAACAAATAA
- the thiH gene encoding 2-iminoacetate synthase ThiH — translation MTSFYDTLKTYDWEDVKQNIMDKSKNDAIAAINNPHRTLDDFMALISPAATSLLEDMAVEANRLTLERFGNTIQLYIPLYVSNYCTNFCVYCGFNHDNDIHRKMLTLEEVQAETDVITGWGFKHLLLVSGEAPAVTTVDYYEKVIRAVRDKFSQIALEVQPLNTEDYARLHEAGLSFVCVYQETYNEQQYPKYHPKGRKANYRYRLETPDRVCTAGVQKMGIGALLGLEDWRTDSFFTALHLKYLEKTYWRSKYSISLPRLRPHAGAFMPKDPINDKQMVQLICAYRLLDQQAEISISTRESREFRDHVMHLGATSMSAGSSTEPGGYVVPHKELEQFAINDSRTPQEMVEAIKAQGYEPVWKDWDAWM, via the coding sequence ATGACTTCATTCTATGATACCCTAAAAACCTACGACTGGGAGGATGTGAAACAAAACATCATGGATAAGTCGAAAAACGATGCTATCGCAGCAATAAACAACCCACATCGCACGTTAGATGATTTTATGGCGTTAATCTCCCCGGCAGCCACCTCGCTGTTAGAGGATATGGCCGTAGAGGCTAATCGCCTGACCTTGGAAAGATTCGGGAACACAATCCAGTTGTATATTCCCTTGTACGTTTCCAACTACTGCACGAATTTCTGCGTGTACTGTGGCTTCAATCACGATAACGATATTCACCGGAAGATGCTTACGCTTGAAGAGGTTCAGGCAGAAACCGATGTCATTACCGGATGGGGATTCAAACATCTACTACTTGTGTCGGGTGAGGCACCAGCCGTGACCACGGTGGATTATTACGAGAAAGTGATCCGCGCGGTACGGGATAAATTCTCTCAGATCGCCCTTGAAGTGCAACCTCTCAACACCGAGGATTATGCCCGCCTGCATGAAGCAGGATTGAGTTTCGTATGCGTGTACCAAGAAACATATAACGAGCAACAATATCCGAAATATCATCCCAAGGGACGAAAGGCTAACTATCGCTACCGTCTGGAAACTCCCGACAGAGTATGCACGGCCGGAGTACAAAAAATGGGTATCGGGGCATTGCTCGGGTTGGAAGACTGGCGTACCGACTCGTTCTTCACGGCCCTGCATTTGAAATACCTGGAGAAGACCTACTGGCGTTCCAAGTACTCGATCTCTCTTCCTCGTTTACGACCACACGCCGGGGCCTTCATGCCGAAAGACCCGATCAACGACAAGCAGATGGTACAACTGATATGCGCCTACCGTTTGCTGGATCAGCAGGCAGAAATTTCCATATCCACGCGGGAAAGCCGGGAATTCCGAGATCACGTGATGCACCTGGGTGCTACATCCATGAGTGCCGGGTCAAGCACGGAGCCGGGCGGGTACGTCGTTCCTCACAAAGAACTGGAACAATTTGCCATCAACGATAGTCGTACCCCGCAAGAGATGGTCGAAGCCATCAAGGCTCAAGGGTATGAACCCGTCTGGAAGGATTGGGATGCATGGATGTAA
- a CDS encoding thiazole synthase encodes MALKIADKEFTSRLFTGTGKFASNQLMEDAILASESQLVTVALKRVNMDGKDDDILAHLKAPHITLLPNTSGVRTAKEAVFAAQLAREALGTNWLKLEIHPDPKYLLPDPIETLKATEELAKLGFVVLPYIQADPVLCKHLENAGAATVMPLGAPIGTNKGLVTRDLLEIIIEQSNVPVIVDAGIGAPSHAAAAMEMGAAAVLVNTAIAVSPNPVEMGRAFKLAVEAGRMAFEAKLAKQYHHAQASSPLTAFLD; translated from the coding sequence ATGGCTTTAAAAATAGCAGACAAGGAGTTTACCTCACGCCTATTTACCGGAACCGGCAAATTCGCATCCAACCAACTTATGGAAGATGCCATCTTGGCATCTGAATCACAGCTCGTAACTGTCGCACTGAAACGTGTAAACATGGACGGTAAAGACGATGATATTCTGGCCCACCTGAAAGCACCTCATATCACCTTGTTACCCAACACTTCCGGCGTGAGAACCGCCAAGGAAGCTGTGTTCGCCGCACAACTGGCAAGAGAAGCCCTCGGTACGAACTGGCTAAAACTGGAAATACATCCCGACCCCAAGTACCTATTGCCCGACCCGATTGAAACCTTGAAAGCGACTGAGGAGCTGGCAAAATTGGGATTCGTGGTATTACCCTACATCCAAGCCGACCCGGTACTTTGCAAACACCTTGAAAATGCCGGAGCCGCCACCGTGATGCCGTTAGGCGCACCGATCGGTACGAACAAAGGACTGGTAACCCGTGACCTGTTGGAGATCATTATCGAACAAAGTAATGTCCCCGTCATCGTGGACGCCGGAATCGGAGCCCCTTCCCATGCCGCCGCTGCTATGGAAATGGGTGCTGCCGCCGTGCTGGTGAATACTGCCATCGCCGTATCACCGAACCCGGTAGAAATGGGACGGGCATTCAAATTGGCCGTGGAGGCCGGACGCATGGCATTCGAGGCAAAACTCGCCAAGCAATACCACCACGCACAAGCAAGTTCTCCGTTAACGGCATTTTTGGATTAA
- a CDS encoding thiamine phosphate synthase: MLIIITPPHTQPNEERIVNRLFESGLHLLHLRKPDADQDTLEHYIQAIRPCFRERVVLHDHFKLVEEYGLRGIHLKYNEARMFTERERFEHVSVSCHSFEEIDALPFEPNYVFLSPIFDSISKQEYPSAFNPEFLKENLQKRQVPVIALGGITGEKVTECRRLGFRGVALLGHAWEEPLETVARFTGILPDEVLSIAGFDQSSGAGVTADIKTFESCRVYGLGISSAITFQNQNTYLGTKWLTPEDIIRQCDVLFREFNPAYVKIGLIESFNTLEKIVKYLRATLPKVKIIWDPILKASAGFQFHDGENFEQLQDILRHIYLITPNTNELKTLFGNHPNTANLQALARTLHLNILWKGGHNDGALATDRLITPDNTYSFSVARAKHGKHGTGCVLSSAIASYLTLGYPLPDACRQGQHYVAGFIRSNDTNLGMHNRMENTTPEVDLYHVPLQYITDHKEGVSIPEQVEAVCKGGCRWVQLRMKEADREEIIRTGCVVKEICRRHGALFLVNDNVDIALELDADGVHLGKEDMNPLEARRILGYSKIIGGTCNTFEDVVDRFRQQVDYIGLGPFTYTTTKKRLSPILGLEGYQKIMDACRKEGIHLPVHAIGGIRENDIQPILNTGVTGIALSSLLKNNKDMARKTKDIIEQLKIKELPPPSG, encoded by the coding sequence ATGTTGATCATTATCACCCCTCCCCACACCCAGCCGAACGAAGAGCGGATCGTGAACAGGCTCTTTGAAAGCGGTCTGCATCTGCTGCACCTGCGAAAACCGGATGCAGATCAGGACACGCTGGAACATTATATCCAAGCTATCCGCCCCTGCTTTCGGGAACGTGTTGTCCTACACGATCACTTTAAACTAGTGGAAGAGTACGGGTTAAGAGGGATCCACTTGAAATACAACGAGGCAAGGATGTTCACAGAACGGGAGCGATTCGAGCACGTGAGCGTATCGTGTCACTCCTTCGAGGAAATTGATGCCCTGCCTTTCGAGCCAAACTACGTGTTCTTGAGTCCGATATTTGACAGTATTTCCAAACAAGAATACCCGTCGGCATTTAACCCGGAATTCCTGAAGGAAAACCTGCAAAAACGACAAGTACCCGTTATTGCCCTAGGGGGAATCACTGGAGAAAAGGTGACGGAATGTCGCCGACTGGGATTCCGAGGTGTTGCCTTGCTGGGACATGCGTGGGAAGAGCCGTTAGAAACCGTTGCCCGGTTTACCGGTATATTACCCGACGAGGTTTTAAGCATTGCCGGGTTTGACCAAAGTTCCGGGGCCGGGGTGACGGCAGACATCAAGACGTTCGAAAGTTGCCGGGTATATGGACTTGGAATAAGCAGTGCCATCACCTTCCAGAACCAAAACACGTACCTCGGGACAAAGTGGCTCACACCAGAGGATATCATCCGCCAATGCGATGTTCTGTTCCGGGAATTCAATCCCGCTTACGTCAAGATCGGGTTGATCGAAAGCTTCAACACACTGGAAAAAATCGTGAAGTACCTCCGGGCAACGCTCCCAAAGGTTAAGATTATCTGGGACCCGATACTGAAAGCCAGCGCAGGCTTCCAGTTCCACGACGGGGAAAACTTCGAACAGTTGCAGGATATACTTCGACACATATACTTGATCACCCCGAACACGAACGAGTTGAAAACGCTTTTCGGGAACCACCCTAACACGGCAAACTTACAAGCGCTTGCCCGTACTCTGCACCTCAATATTCTCTGGAAAGGCGGTCATAACGACGGGGCGTTGGCCACCGATCGGTTGATCACCCCGGACAACACGTACTCCTTCTCGGTGGCACGGGCAAAGCACGGGAAGCACGGTACAGGATGCGTTCTCTCCTCGGCCATTGCCTCGTATCTCACGCTCGGCTATCCCCTCCCCGATGCCTGTCGGCAAGGGCAGCATTACGTGGCCGGGTTTATCCGCTCCAACGATACAAACTTGGGGATGCATAACCGCATGGAAAACACGACCCCTGAAGTTGACTTGTACCACGTTCCCCTGCAATACATTACCGACCACAAGGAAGGAGTTTCTATTCCCGAACAAGTGGAGGCCGTGTGCAAGGGAGGATGCCGCTGGGTGCAACTACGGATGAAAGAGGCTGACCGGGAAGAGATTATACGCACGGGATGTGTAGTGAAAGAAATTTGCCGACGACACGGGGCCTTGTTCCTTGTCAATGACAACGTGGATATCGCCTTAGAACTGGACGCAGACGGAGTACACTTGGGAAAAGAGGACATGAATCCCCTCGAAGCCCGTCGAATTCTAGGTTACTCAAAGATCATCGGCGGCACATGCAACACGTTTGAAGACGTAGTAGACCGTTTTCGTCAACAGGTAGACTACATCGGTTTGGGACCATTCACGTACACCACGACGAAAAAGAGACTCAGCCCGATCCTCGGTCTTGAAGGTTACCAAAAGATCATGGACGCTTGCAGGAAAGAAGGTATCCATCTCCCCGTACACGCCATCGGTGGCATCCGGGAGAACGACATTCAACCAATACTAAACACGGGTGTAACAGGCATCGCTCTATCCTCCCTGCTTAAAAACAACAAGGATATGGCGAGGAAAACAAAGGATATAATAGAACAATTGAAAATAAAAGAACTCCCTCCCCCTTCGGGGTGA
- the thiC gene encoding phosphomethylpyrimidine synthase ThiC, which yields MSQEFTISSGPLPGSEKIYVKGEMFDIEVPMRRINLTPTIDTDGTKIENEPVVVYDTSGPYTDPNYTVDLHKGLPKIREQWIADRNDTVQLEGLSSEYGRARQNDKSLDALRFEHVNTTPRVAKPGHRVSQMYYARQGIITPEMEYIAIRENQMVDKIREAYKKEKGEPLGANFPEYITPEFVRQEVAAGRAIIPANINHPESEPMIIGRNFLVKINANIGNSPITSSISEEVEKAVWAFRWGADTIMDLSTGKNIHETREWIIRNSPVPVGTVPLYQALEKVRGKVEDLTWEIYRDTLIEQAEQGVDYFTIHAGLRWHHVPLTLKRLTGIVSRGGAIMAHWCTTHKRESFLYEHFEEICEILAKYDVGISIGDGLRPGCIADSNDEAQLAELKTLGELARVASKHDVQVIIEGPGHVPMQKIRENMRLEQEWCDEAPFYTLGPLVTDIAPGYDHITSAIGGAMIGWFGTSMLCYVTQKEHLGLPNRDDVKEGVITFKLAAHAADLAKGHPAAYYRDYAMSKARFEFRWKDQFHLALDSEKALRFHDETLPAEGHKEAHFCSMCGEHFCSMRASEKLRKKLK from the coding sequence ATGAGTCAAGAATTTACCATTTCAAGCGGCCCGCTACCCGGGTCGGAAAAGATTTACGTGAAGGGCGAAATGTTTGACATCGAGGTACCGATGCGCCGGATTAATCTCACGCCTACGATTGACACGGACGGAACAAAAATCGAAAACGAACCTGTCGTGGTTTACGACACATCCGGACCTTACACGGACCCGAACTACACGGTAGACCTGCACAAGGGCCTACCCAAGATTCGGGAACAATGGATCGCTGACCGGAATGATACCGTGCAATTGGAAGGACTGAGTTCCGAGTACGGGCGGGCACGCCAGAACGACAAGTCGCTCGACGCCTTGCGTTTCGAACACGTGAACACCACGCCGAGAGTGGCGAAACCGGGACATCGCGTGTCACAGATGTACTACGCCCGCCAGGGAATTATCACCCCGGAAATGGAATACATCGCTATCCGGGAGAACCAGATGGTAGACAAAATCCGGGAAGCCTACAAGAAAGAAAAAGGCGAACCGTTGGGTGCAAACTTCCCGGAATACATCACCCCAGAATTCGTGCGTCAAGAAGTGGCCGCCGGACGAGCCATTATCCCTGCAAACATCAACCACCCGGAGAGCGAGCCGATGATTATCGGACGTAACTTCCTCGTGAAGATCAACGCCAATATCGGAAACTCCCCCATCACCTCGTCTATTTCCGAGGAAGTGGAAAAAGCCGTATGGGCCTTTCGCTGGGGTGCCGACACGATCATGGACCTGTCGACCGGGAAAAACATACATGAAACACGCGAGTGGATCATCCGTAACTCGCCCGTGCCTGTGGGAACCGTGCCATTGTACCAAGCCCTAGAGAAAGTGCGGGGTAAAGTGGAGGACCTGACATGGGAGATTTACCGCGACACGCTGATCGAGCAAGCCGAGCAGGGCGTGGACTATTTCACAATTCATGCCGGATTACGTTGGCACCACGTGCCCCTGACACTGAAACGCCTCACGGGGATCGTGTCCCGCGGAGGAGCTATCATGGCACATTGGTGCACGACCCACAAGCGAGAAAGCTTCCTGTACGAGCACTTCGAAGAAATCTGCGAGATACTTGCCAAATATGATGTCGGAATATCCATCGGTGACGGCTTACGCCCCGGTTGTATCGCCGACTCGAACGACGAGGCTCAACTTGCCGAACTGAAAACGCTGGGAGAATTGGCACGGGTGGCCTCTAAACATGACGTGCAAGTGATCATCGAGGGACCGGGACACGTGCCTATGCAGAAGATACGGGAAAATATGCGACTGGAACAAGAGTGGTGCGACGAAGCCCCATTCTACACCCTTGGACCGCTCGTGACGGACATCGCCCCCGGTTACGACCATATCACCTCCGCTATCGGTGGTGCCATGATCGGCTGGTTTGGGACATCCATGCTCTGCTACGTCACCCAAAAGGAACACCTCGGCCTTCCGAACCGGGACGACGTGAAGGAAGGCGTGATCACCTTCAAGCTCGCCGCTCACGCTGCCGACCTTGCCAAGGGACACCCCGCCGCTTATTACCGGGATTACGCCATGAGCAAGGCCCGTTTCGAGTTCCGCTGGAAAGACCAGTTCCACCTCGCACTGGATTCTGAAAAAGCCCTACGTTTCCACGACGAGACTCTACCTGCCGAGGGACACAAGGAGGCACATTTCTGCTCCATGTGTGGTGAACACTTCTGCTCCATGCGTGCTAGCGAGAAGTTGAGAAAGAAATTAAAATAA
- the thiS gene encoding sulfur carrier protein ThiS, whose product MQVFINDKAFECVHGTTLTEVLESNAILTDNVAIAVDFNVIPRPDWGKTVLQDGCKIIIIKAIQGG is encoded by the coding sequence ATGCAAGTATTTATAAATGACAAAGCCTTTGAATGTGTCCACGGCACGACGCTCACTGAAGTGCTGGAATCTAATGCAATCCTGACGGACAACGTTGCCATTGCCGTGGACTTTAACGTTATTCCCCGTCCTGACTGGGGAAAAACGGTACTTCAAGATGGTTGCAAGATCATCATTATCAAGGCAATACAGGGAGGATAA